The Streptomyces achromogenes genome window below encodes:
- a CDS encoding IclR family transcriptional regulator domain-containing protein, whose product MPATRTPVPAPPPGSAAPVPPQEATAPAPAEAVTPLIRGVAVLRQLTGAGGTASPSELERSTGLARSTVDRIVATLARMGYVRLDGRDAVLAPRVMELGNAYLAALRLPALLSSHADALADELDESVSLAVADGSGIRFVHQATRRRAMSLSFRIGDLLPAERTAPGPLFATEWTDEEWRAWRARRTADPDDRAFPAVPPPPPALSDDDGFARRTALAADEDCALDDQLIEAGLVAVSVPVRDPRSGRIACVASVVSHTSRHTAADLRATLLPRLRAAVAAMEDELRRAPAAESGPPPAGLAVWTGASKQELGREFIESLARGLTVLTAFGEGRAELTLTDVAKATGLARATVRRALITYEHLGLVTPSTPRTFALTPRVLALGFPPLSRTSLPRIAAPHMAALAGDIRETTSLAVLTESREEIRYTARTAASHVMSVDVGVGTRLPAHTTSMGRVLLAAPSDPASAYALADEELEQGVRAIAVPIRDRAGVTVAALNAATHVARRTAEECVRDILPALRSTASRIEADLHTAARFTHVPLT is encoded by the coding sequence ATGCCCGCGACCAGGACGCCAGTGCCCGCTCCGCCGCCCGGGTCCGCCGCGCCCGTCCCGCCTCAGGAGGCCACCGCGCCCGCTCCGGCGGAGGCGGTCACGCCGCTGATCCGCGGGGTCGCCGTGCTGCGGCAACTGACCGGCGCGGGCGGCACGGCGAGTCCGAGCGAACTGGAGCGGAGCACCGGTCTGGCGCGTTCGACGGTCGACCGGATCGTCGCGACCCTCGCCCGCATGGGATACGTCCGCCTCGACGGCCGGGACGCCGTGCTGGCCCCCCGCGTCATGGAGCTGGGCAATGCCTATCTGGCCGCCCTGCGCCTGCCCGCGCTGCTGTCGTCCCACGCGGACGCCCTGGCCGACGAACTCGACGAGTCGGTGTCCCTGGCGGTCGCCGACGGCAGCGGCATCCGCTTCGTCCACCAGGCGACCCGCCGCCGCGCGATGTCCCTGAGCTTCCGCATCGGCGACCTGCTGCCGGCCGAACGCACCGCGCCGGGACCGCTGTTCGCCACCGAGTGGACCGACGAGGAGTGGCGGGCCTGGCGCGCCCGCCGCACGGCGGACCCGGACGACCGCGCCTTCCCGGCCGTCCCGCCACCGCCCCCCGCGCTCTCGGACGACGACGGCTTCGCCCGCCGGACGGCCCTTGCCGCGGACGAGGACTGCGCCCTGGACGACCAGCTGATCGAAGCGGGCCTGGTGGCCGTGTCCGTCCCGGTCCGCGACCCGCGCAGCGGACGGATCGCGTGCGTGGCGAGCGTCGTCAGCCACACGAGCCGGCACACGGCGGCGGATCTGCGCGCCACCCTGCTCCCACGGCTGCGGGCGGCCGTCGCGGCGATGGAGGACGAGCTGCGCCGGGCGCCGGCCGCCGAGTCCGGCCCGCCGCCCGCGGGGCTGGCCGTCTGGACGGGGGCGTCCAAGCAAGAACTGGGCCGCGAGTTCATCGAGTCCCTCGCCCGGGGCCTGACCGTCCTGACGGCGTTCGGCGAGGGCAGGGCCGAACTCACCCTCACCGACGTCGCGAAGGCGACGGGGCTCGCACGGGCGACGGTCCGCCGGGCGCTGATCACCTACGAACACCTGGGCCTGGTGACGCCGTCCACTCCCCGCACGTTCGCCCTCACCCCACGGGTGCTCGCCCTCGGCTTCCCGCCGCTCTCCCGCACCTCGCTCCCCCGCATCGCGGCTCCGCACATGGCGGCACTGGCGGGCGACATCCGGGAGACGACGTCGCTGGCGGTGCTGACCGAGTCGCGCGAGGAGATCCGGTACACGGCCCGCACCGCCGCGAGCCACGTCATGAGCGTGGACGTCGGCGTCGGCACACGGCTCCCCGCCCACACGACGTCGATGGGCCGGGTGCTGCTGGCCGCGCCCAGCGACCCCGCCTCGGCGTACGCCCTGGCGGACGAGGAACTCGAACAGGGGGTGCGCGCGATCGCCGTCCCGATCCGCGACCGTGCGGGCGTCACGGTCGCCGCCCTGAACGCGGCCACGCATGTCGCCCGCCGTACGGCCGAGGAATGCGTGCGGGACATCCTCCCGGCCCTGCGGTCGACGGCCTCACGCATCGAGGCCGACCTCCACACGGCAGCCCGTTTCACCCACGTCCCGCTGACCTGA
- a CDS encoding LacI family DNA-binding transcriptional regulator — translation MNIGEIAKRAGVSRSTVSYALSGKRPVSGETRDKIQRVIDELGYQPNASARALANGRTNTIGLVFPPAGNHYTGMQLDFIGSVTEAAAAHDYDVLLSPSGMDSDRSFQRLLGERRVDGAILMEIRLEDDRLDHLTALDFPSVAIGRTAHPQGSWWVGLDHTALAAACVHHLADLGHRRVAFVNRPEQLLRAGYESAHRGLDGFTKAAAERGLTVRTYCCGDDAASGLACLERILHDDPATTALVTLNEAALGGLYRGLAQAGRHVPRDFSVTGVVAGRWAETVTPQLTAADVPAEQMGRLAVDLLVERLDHPDTPARHHLLAPPISLRASTAPAGATPAVATPAEPGADPAASTHP, via the coding sequence GTGAACATCGGTGAGATCGCCAAGCGGGCCGGTGTCTCGCGGAGCACCGTGTCGTACGCCCTCAGCGGGAAGCGTCCCGTGTCCGGGGAGACCCGCGACAAGATCCAGCGGGTCATCGACGAGCTGGGCTACCAGCCCAACGCGAGTGCGCGGGCCCTGGCCAACGGCCGGACCAACACCATCGGTCTGGTCTTCCCGCCCGCCGGCAACCACTACACCGGCATGCAGCTGGACTTCATCGGCAGCGTGACGGAGGCCGCCGCGGCCCACGACTACGACGTGCTGCTCTCGCCGAGCGGCATGGACAGCGACCGCTCGTTCCAGCGTCTGCTGGGCGAACGGCGGGTCGACGGCGCGATCCTGATGGAGATCCGGCTGGAGGACGACCGGCTCGACCATCTCACCGCGCTGGACTTCCCCTCCGTCGCCATCGGCCGCACCGCCCATCCGCAGGGCAGTTGGTGGGTGGGCCTGGACCACACGGCACTGGCGGCGGCCTGCGTGCACCACCTCGCGGACCTGGGCCATCGCAGGGTCGCCTTCGTCAACCGGCCGGAGCAACTGCTGCGGGCCGGCTACGAATCGGCCCACCGGGGCCTCGACGGGTTCACCAAGGCCGCGGCGGAACGCGGCCTCACCGTCAGGACGTACTGCTGCGGGGACGACGCCGCCTCGGGCCTCGCCTGCCTGGAGCGGATCCTGCACGACGACCCCGCCACCACGGCGCTGGTCACGCTGAACGAGGCCGCGCTCGGCGGCCTCTACCGAGGGCTGGCGCAGGCCGGCCGCCATGTGCCGCGCGACTTCTCCGTCACCGGGGTCGTGGCCGGAAGGTGGGCGGAGACGGTGACCCCGCAGCTCACCGCGGCCGACGTGCCGGCGGAGCAGATGGGCCGCCTCGCCGTCGACCTGCTCGTCGAACGGCTCGACCATCCCGACACACCGGCCCGGCACCACCTCCTCGCCCCGCCGATCTCGCTGCGGGCCAGCACCGCACCCGCCGGCGCCACTCCCGCGGTAGCCACTCCCGCCGAGCCGGGAGCGGACCCCGCAGCCTCCACGCACCCCTAG
- a CDS encoding sugar ABC transporter substrate-binding protein, translated as MNRSAGRRLTAAVLTVVAVTAGATACSSGASGTSTKASDGGTFTIWDPYPQFDKSSAWAKLLDGCGTEAGVKVKRTAFDTGDLTNKALLAAQQGNSADVLIVDNPVVSTLAEAGVLTSTDDTELDVSKVDHNLLAAGQSGGKTYGTPIGANTLALYYNKAVLKAAGVDISSVKDWKSLTAALAKVKGAGKKGITFSAIGTEEGSFQFLPWYWGSGAQLTALDSDKAVSALSLWKGWLDKGYAPNSVINNTQTTSWQEFATGDYAFAENGTWQLGNADKAGLDYGVIPVPAATGGDAAAPTGGEFVSIPVQDDTGRYATTQKLVSCLTNAQNLLETDTTLSYVAPTAEVQDKQVAANPKLKPWVDAVKAAKGRTSDDLGTKYPKISEQLWKAVQSALSGSASPKDALTAAQSAAK; from the coding sequence ATGAACAGATCCGCCGGACGGCGTCTCACCGCCGCAGTCCTGACCGTCGTCGCCGTCACCGCCGGCGCCACCGCGTGCTCCTCCGGAGCGAGCGGAACGTCCACGAAGGCCTCGGACGGCGGCACGTTCACCATCTGGGACCCCTACCCCCAGTTCGACAAGAGCTCGGCGTGGGCGAAGTTGCTGGACGGCTGCGGCACCGAGGCCGGCGTGAAGGTCAAGCGGACCGCGTTCGACACCGGTGACCTCACGAACAAGGCGCTGCTGGCGGCGCAGCAGGGCAACTCCGCGGACGTCCTGATCGTCGACAACCCGGTGGTGTCGACCCTGGCGGAGGCGGGCGTGCTGACCTCCACGGACGACACCGAGCTGGACGTCTCGAAGGTCGACCACAACCTGCTCGCGGCCGGCCAGTCGGGCGGGAAGACGTACGGCACGCCCATCGGCGCCAACACCCTCGCCCTCTACTACAACAAGGCGGTCCTGAAGGCGGCCGGGGTGGACATCTCGTCCGTCAAGGACTGGAAGTCGCTGACGGCGGCGCTGGCGAAGGTCAAGGGAGCGGGCAAGAAGGGCATCACGTTCTCCGCGATCGGCACGGAGGAGGGCAGCTTCCAGTTCCTTCCCTGGTACTGGGGCTCCGGAGCCCAGCTGACCGCGCTCGACTCCGACAAGGCGGTCTCCGCGCTGTCCCTGTGGAAGGGCTGGCTGGACAAGGGCTACGCCCCCAACTCGGTGATCAACAACACCCAGACGACCAGCTGGCAGGAGTTCGCGACCGGCGACTACGCCTTCGCCGAGAACGGCACCTGGCAGCTCGGCAACGCCGACAAGGCCGGCCTCGACTACGGAGTCATCCCCGTCCCCGCCGCCACCGGAGGCGACGCCGCGGCCCCGACCGGCGGTGAGTTCGTCAGCATCCCGGTGCAGGACGACACCGGCCGCTACGCCACCACGCAGAAGCTCGTGTCCTGCCTGACCAACGCCCAGAACCTGCTCGAGACCGACACCACGCTGTCCTACGTGGCGCCCACGGCCGAGGTCCAGGACAAGCAGGTCGCGGCGAACCCGAAGCTCAAGCCCTGGGTCGACGCCGTCAAGGCCGCCAAGGGACGCACCAGTGACGACCTGGGCACCAAGTACCCCAAGATCTCCGAGCAGTTGTGGAAGGCCGTGCAGTCCGCCCTGAGCGGGTCCGCGTCACCGAAGGACGCGCTGACCGCAGCCCAGTCCGCCGCCAAGTGA
- a CDS encoding carbohydrate ABC transporter permease — MKHTTTSPDRRPVRDRNGAATAAPPPGRTPARRRPASPQWTAWAFLTPVTLYLVLFYAYPLYRNIDLSLRHYTVRSFVRGDAPFTGLANYRAVFDDPTFAPALLHTVVFTAVCLVFQYAIGLALAVFFNQHFRLSATLRALFLVPWLLPLIVSASTWSWMLNSDSGIVNAALHAVGIGPVHWLTSPSWSLASVIIANIWIGVPFNLVVLYSGLQSIPAGLYEAAALDGANAWQRFWRITFPLLRPVSAITLLLGLVYTLKVFDIIWIMTKGGPADSSTTFATWSYQLGFGNLLPSFGPGAAVGNLLVVAALVFGLIHVRVQRKQALS; from the coding sequence ATGAAGCACACGACAACGTCGCCGGACCGCCGGCCGGTGCGCGACCGGAACGGGGCGGCGACCGCCGCCCCGCCCCCGGGCCGCACCCCGGCCCGGCGCCGTCCCGCCTCCCCGCAGTGGACCGCCTGGGCGTTCCTCACCCCGGTGACCCTCTACCTCGTCCTCTTCTACGCCTACCCTCTCTACCGAAACATCGACCTGAGCCTGCGCCACTACACCGTCCGTTCCTTCGTCCGGGGCGACGCGCCGTTCACGGGCCTGGCCAACTACCGGGCGGTCTTCGACGACCCGACGTTCGCTCCGGCCCTGCTGCACACCGTGGTGTTCACCGCCGTGTGCCTGGTCTTCCAGTACGCGATCGGCCTGGCGCTCGCCGTCTTCTTCAACCAGCACTTCCGGCTCTCCGCCACCCTGCGCGCGCTGTTCCTGGTGCCGTGGCTGCTGCCGCTCATCGTGTCGGCGTCGACCTGGTCGTGGATGCTGAACAGCGACTCCGGCATCGTCAACGCCGCCCTGCACGCCGTCGGGATCGGTCCGGTGCACTGGCTGACCTCGCCGTCCTGGTCGCTGGCCTCGGTGATCATCGCGAACATCTGGATCGGCGTCCCGTTCAACCTGGTCGTGCTCTACAGCGGTCTGCAGTCCATCCCCGCCGGGCTGTACGAGGCGGCCGCGCTCGACGGAGCGAACGCCTGGCAGCGCTTCTGGCGCATCACGTTCCCCCTGCTGCGGCCGGTGTCCGCGATCACCCTGCTGCTGGGCCTCGTCTACACGCTCAAGGTCTTCGACATCATCTGGATCATGACGAAGGGCGGCCCGGCCGACTCGTCCACCACCTTCGCCACCTGGTCCTACCAGCTCGGCTTCGGCAACCTGCTGCCCTCCTTCGGCCCCGGAGCGGCCGTCGGCAACCTGCTGGTCGTCGCCGCCCTGGTCTTCGGTCTGATCCACGTCCGGGTCCAGCGAAAGCAGGCACTGTCATGA
- a CDS encoding carbohydrate ABC transporter permease produces the protein MTHARTVPDRRRRTWVKTAVGLLLTAVMLFPVYWMLNVSFTRDQDMRKSPPDLFPAHPTLEGYRAVVDQQLPYLGTSLVIGLGTVALTVALAAPAGYALAKLRPRGRGILNFVLLAAQMIPGIIMAMGFYAIYLQLGMLQSVPGLIVADSTLAVPFAVLIFTAFMSGIPGELLQAAKTDGAGPLRTFWAIVLPMSRNSVVTVSLFAFLWSWSDFVFASTLAGGGAHEPITLGIYHYIGNNNQQWNAIMATAVVASLPAAVILVLAQRYVAAGVTAGAVKD, from the coding sequence ATGACACACGCACGGACGGTCCCGGACCGTCGTCGCCGCACCTGGGTGAAGACGGCCGTCGGCCTGCTGCTGACCGCGGTCATGCTCTTCCCGGTCTACTGGATGCTCAACGTCTCCTTCACCCGCGACCAGGACATGCGCAAGAGCCCGCCGGACCTGTTCCCCGCCCACCCGACCCTGGAGGGCTACCGGGCCGTCGTCGACCAGCAACTGCCCTACCTCGGCACCAGCCTCGTCATCGGCCTCGGCACGGTGGCCCTGACCGTGGCGCTGGCCGCGCCCGCCGGCTACGCGCTGGCCAAACTGCGCCCGCGCGGCCGCGGCATCCTCAACTTCGTCCTGCTGGCCGCCCAGATGATCCCCGGCATCATCATGGCGATGGGCTTCTACGCCATCTACCTGCAACTCGGCATGCTCCAGTCGGTACCCGGCCTGATCGTCGCCGACTCGACGCTGGCCGTCCCGTTCGCCGTCCTCATCTTCACCGCGTTCATGTCCGGCATCCCCGGCGAGCTGCTGCAGGCCGCGAAGACGGACGGCGCCGGGCCGCTGCGCACCTTCTGGGCGATCGTCCTGCCGATGAGCCGCAACTCCGTCGTCACGGTGTCGCTGTTCGCCTTCCTGTGGTCCTGGTCCGACTTCGTCTTCGCCAGCACCCTCGCGGGCGGCGGCGCCCACGAGCCGATCACCCTCGGCATCTACCACTACATCGGCAACAACAACCAGCAGTGGAACGCCATCATGGCCACCGCCGTCGTGGCGTCGCTGCCGGCCGCGGTCATCCTCGTCCTGGCCCAGCGGTACGTCGCCGCCGGCGTGACCGCCGGCGCCGTCAAGGACTGA
- a CDS encoding amylo-alpha-1,6-glucosidase, giving the protein MTAAPAGPAFSVHDIPFSTHGSWFGVSPVLSERTRAEDLHLVSHQNGMHAVLRLVPLDAATGERAETAVEASPGLLGWTGAAGRVDLAYESPDTVRVHGRGLDLRVTAAAQALTPFGGTYFYRDPVDDAHVFTSYETGRRYRITVLSGTVTAVSGSQALGAGDRGLTVAAGADGSWEVAVEELDTARPPFRSPATFGEVREAARELFAGFADTVAPWRSAATPAAELASYVVWSATVLPAGLVTRPAVLMSKHWMDKVWSWDHCFNALALAPGCPELAWDQFSLPFDHQDDSGALPDSVTHSEVLYNFVKPPIHGWALGHLRRLLPEPLTRAQLTEAYDRLNRWTDFWLTARRAPDAALPHYQHGNDSGWDNATTFDPGRLAVTADLTALLILQLDELARLADELGFPEDARRRADTADALQAALLDELWDGERFLSRPAHGGARTPSASLLDLMPIVLGDRLPAAVRDRLAERIEAHLTAFGLATEHPASPHYEPDGYWRGPIWAPTTVLIEDGLRRAGHTRLADEISARFRALCETSGFAENFDALTGAGLRDRAYTWTASSYLLLARDHERRGAEAGTAVTTLA; this is encoded by the coding sequence ATGACCGCCGCACCGGCCGGCCCGGCCTTCTCCGTCCACGACATCCCCTTCAGCACGCACGGCTCCTGGTTCGGCGTCTCCCCCGTGCTGTCGGAGCGGACGCGCGCCGAGGACCTCCACCTCGTCTCGCACCAGAACGGCATGCACGCCGTCCTGCGCCTCGTCCCCCTCGACGCGGCGACGGGCGAGCGGGCGGAGACCGCCGTCGAGGCGTCGCCGGGCCTGCTCGGCTGGACCGGCGCGGCCGGGCGCGTGGACCTCGCCTACGAGTCGCCGGACACCGTGCGCGTGCACGGCCGGGGACTGGACCTGCGCGTCACCGCGGCGGCGCAGGCCCTGACCCCGTTCGGCGGAACCTACTTCTACCGCGACCCGGTGGACGACGCGCACGTGTTCACCTCCTACGAGACCGGCCGCCGCTACCGGATCACCGTGCTGTCGGGCACGGTCACCGCCGTCTCCGGCTCCCAGGCGCTGGGCGCCGGCGACCGCGGTCTCACGGTCGCCGCTGGGGCCGACGGCTCGTGGGAGGTCGCGGTCGAGGAACTCGACACCGCGCGACCGCCCTTCCGCTCCCCGGCGACGTTCGGCGAGGTCCGGGAGGCCGCGCGGGAGCTGTTCGCCGGCTTCGCCGACACGGTCGCCCCCTGGCGTTCGGCCGCCACCCCGGCCGCCGAACTCGCCTCCTACGTGGTGTGGTCGGCGACCGTGCTCCCGGCCGGCCTGGTGACCCGGCCCGCCGTGCTGATGTCCAAGCACTGGATGGACAAGGTGTGGAGCTGGGACCACTGCTTCAACGCCCTCGCCCTGGCGCCCGGTTGCCCCGAGCTGGCCTGGGACCAGTTCTCCCTCCCCTTCGACCACCAGGACGACAGCGGCGCGCTCCCCGACTCCGTCACCCACTCCGAGGTCCTCTACAACTTCGTCAAACCTCCCATCCACGGCTGGGCCCTCGGCCACCTGCGCCGACTGCTCCCCGAGCCGCTCACCCGGGCACAACTGACCGAGGCGTACGACCGGCTGAACCGCTGGACGGACTTCTGGCTCACCGCGCGGCGCGCACCCGACGCCGCCCTGCCCCACTACCAGCACGGCAACGACAGCGGCTGGGACAACGCCACCACCTTCGACCCCGGGCGTCTCGCCGTCACCGCCGACCTCACCGCCCTGCTCATCCTCCAACTCGACGAACTGGCCCGGCTGGCCGACGAACTGGGCTTCCCCGAGGACGCCCGTCGCCGCGCCGACACGGCCGACGCCCTCCAGGCCGCCCTGCTCGACGAACTGTGGGACGGCGAACGGTTCCTGAGCCGCCCGGCCCACGGCGGAGCCCGCACCCCCAGCGCCAGCCTGCTGGACCTGATGCCGATCGTGCTCGGCGACCGTCTGCCCGCCGCGGTCCGCGACCGGCTGGCCGAACGGATCGAGGCCCACCTCACCGCGTTCGGCCTGGCCACCGAACACCCCGCCTCCCCGCACTACGAGCCCGACGGCTACTGGCGCGGCCCCATCTGGGCCCCCACCACCGTGCTCATCGAGGACGGCCTGCGCCGCGCCGGGCACACCCGCCTCGCGGACGAGATCAGCGCCCGCTTCCGCGCCCTGTGCGAGACCTCCGGCTTCGCCGAGAACTTCGACGCCCTCACCGGCGCCGGCCTGCGCGACCGCGCCTACACCTGGACCGCGAGCAGCTACCTCCTCCTCGCCCGCGACCACGAACGCCGCGGCGCGGAAGCAGGGACGGCCGTCACCACCCTCGCCTGA
- a CDS encoding RICIN domain-containing protein, with protein MARLGQRRSAKRRLLHGITRTLLPLTFMAGVTTVTATPASAAAPTLTVDLGTTTGAFRGGASGALYGLYGPDVPTNDLIEGMGLQTTNTKYQDGQQHPGSDALEVAKPFVDSGGRDVFIYMTDVYRTTYERASYAEYQANMKKQVEQAKASPYASRIVFVPYNEPDIGWFNGMRTNATALANFNAEWRQTYNFIKGLWPQARLAGPNSAGYSNSSLSGFLTYCKANNCLPDVVTWHTLGSPADVRGTVDAYRAVETAAGITSPITVNLNEYAHRYHLTDPGQMVQWIAAIEDEKIDGNLPYWNINGNLGDSAAAQNTPNAQWWLYNWYSSMKGGNTVEVSSTGADAAYTLQGLASLDTAKKQARVILAGGGTSGASSTVIKNIDPAVFGSTVHVSVFQDRYSGYIGAAATPTRLSDADVAVGSDGSITLPLTLDAMSAYQVIVSPGGTGSATASDSTWTGTYEAENATLSGSGYNINTEGTTGNVGKFATSGTKDVGGLRTGSTTVISFPVSVPTTGDYDLSVFGNSYAKDADVEGPTNVYARVDGGASSRVDIPVGFQWVVWGHSDTTVHLTAGSHTITLATTGDNGAKTVGDAIIDKIDLRYKDAAVQGTTLYEAEQTNLSDSAAATYTSQGQSGAGAVNLTSGRSATFWVYSAQDGYADLTARYRNTGRAGLTVNGKAADDQILAGTTTSAWSTSTNRVHLTAGINKVEVTGTSGTLTLDDLAVTPLGAGDAVTTGNVVTYQAENGTLTGTAAADTTYTQADGGVVTGIGNGTANSLTLAVNAPTAGTYAMTMRYANAEELPSNHYNPDLYAEHADVSVNGGTATRVNFASTLHWNQFATHTVPVTLAKGANTVKFTASQLYDYDGTTIGVVYSGGGSDIGQPLRSSSAPHLDEVSFAPQSLHIGAATGFSSTAVAQHSSLCLENPGQSTADGTQSRQNTCSGGQEQIFDFHPVSGATNTYTVVNHSGGKCLDISEVSTANGAAVQQWTCTGANNQRFTLRPVTALGNSHDYQLVAVHSGKCVDVSTVSTVPGALVHQWTCDTGSTLTTKKNQIWRLLGTS; from the coding sequence ATGGCAAGACTCGGGCAAAGGCGCTCGGCCAAGAGACGCCTCCTCCACGGCATCACCAGGACGCTGCTCCCGCTGACCTTCATGGCCGGCGTCACCACCGTGACGGCGACGCCGGCCTCAGCCGCCGCCCCCACCCTCACCGTCGACCTCGGCACCACCACCGGAGCATTCCGCGGCGGCGCCTCCGGGGCGCTGTACGGCCTGTACGGGCCGGACGTGCCGACGAACGACCTCATCGAGGGAATGGGGCTGCAGACCACCAACACCAAGTACCAGGACGGACAGCAGCACCCCGGCTCGGACGCGCTGGAGGTCGCCAAGCCGTTCGTCGACAGCGGCGGCAGGGACGTCTTCATCTACATGACGGACGTGTACCGCACCACGTACGAGCGCGCGAGCTACGCCGAATACCAGGCGAACATGAAGAAGCAGGTCGAGCAGGCGAAGGCCAGCCCCTACGCGAGCCGCATCGTCTTCGTGCCCTACAACGAGCCCGACATAGGCTGGTTCAACGGCATGCGCACCAACGCGACCGCGCTGGCCAACTTCAACGCCGAGTGGCGCCAGACGTACAACTTCATCAAGGGCCTCTGGCCCCAGGCGCGGCTGGCGGGGCCCAACAGCGCCGGCTACAGCAACTCCTCCCTCAGCGGCTTCCTCACCTACTGCAAGGCCAACAACTGCCTGCCCGACGTGGTGACCTGGCACACCCTGGGCAGCCCGGCCGACGTCCGCGGCACCGTCGACGCCTACCGCGCGGTGGAGACCGCCGCCGGGATCACCTCCCCGATCACCGTCAACCTCAACGAGTACGCCCACCGCTACCACCTGACCGACCCCGGCCAGATGGTCCAGTGGATCGCGGCCATCGAGGACGAGAAGATCGACGGCAACCTGCCGTACTGGAACATCAACGGCAACCTCGGCGACTCCGCCGCCGCCCAGAACACCCCCAACGCCCAGTGGTGGCTGTACAACTGGTACAGCTCCATGAAGGGCGGCAACACCGTCGAGGTCAGCAGCACCGGGGCCGACGCCGCGTACACCCTCCAGGGCCTGGCCAGCCTCGACACGGCCAAGAAGCAGGCCCGCGTCATCCTCGCCGGCGGCGGCACCAGCGGCGCCTCCAGCACGGTGATCAAGAACATCGACCCCGCGGTCTTCGGCAGCACCGTGCACGTCAGCGTGTTCCAGGACCGCTACAGCGGCTACATCGGCGCGGCCGCCACCCCGACCCGGCTCTCCGACGCCGACGTCGCCGTGGGCTCCGACGGCTCGATCACCCTCCCGCTCACCCTCGACGCGATGTCCGCGTACCAGGTGATCGTCTCTCCCGGAGGCACCGGCAGCGCCACCGCCTCCGACAGCACCTGGACCGGCACGTACGAGGCCGAGAACGCCACGCTCAGCGGCAGCGGCTACAACATCAACACCGAGGGCACGACCGGCAACGTCGGCAAGTTCGCCACCTCGGGCACCAAGGACGTCGGCGGTCTGCGCACCGGCTCGACCACGGTGATCTCCTTCCCCGTCTCCGTCCCCACCACCGGCGACTACGACCTGTCGGTGTTCGGCAACAGCTACGCCAAGGACGCCGACGTCGAGGGCCCGACGAACGTGTACGCACGGGTCGACGGCGGCGCCTCCAGCAGGGTCGACATACCGGTCGGCTTCCAGTGGGTGGTGTGGGGGCACAGCGACACCACCGTGCACCTCACCGCGGGCAGCCACACCATCACCCTGGCCACCACCGGCGACAACGGTGCGAAGACCGTCGGCGACGCCATCATCGACAAGATCGACCTCCGCTACAAGGACGCCGCCGTCCAGGGCACGACCCTCTACGAGGCCGAGCAGACCAACCTCTCCGACAGCGCCGCCGCCACCTACACCTCGCAGGGCCAGTCCGGCGCCGGCGCGGTCAACCTCACCTCCGGCAGGTCCGCGACGTTCTGGGTCTACTCCGCGCAGGACGGCTACGCCGACCTGACAGCCCGCTACCGCAACACCGGCCGGGCCGGCCTCACCGTCAACGGCAAGGCCGCCGACGACCAGATCCTCGCCGGCACGACGACCAGCGCCTGGTCCACCTCCACCAACCGGGTCCACCTGACCGCCGGCATCAACAAGGTCGAGGTCACCGGCACCAGCGGCACCCTGACCCTGGACGACCTGGCCGTCACCCCGCTCGGCGCGGGCGACGCCGTCACCACCGGCAACGTCGTCACCTATCAGGCCGAGAACGGCACCCTCACCGGCACCGCGGCCGCCGACACCACCTACACCCAGGCCGACGGCGGCGTCGTCACCGGCATCGGCAACGGAACCGCCAACTCCCTCACCCTCGCCGTCAACGCGCCCACGGCCGGCACCTACGCCATGACCATGCGGTACGCCAACGCCGAGGAACTGCCCTCCAACCACTACAACCCCGACCTGTACGCCGAGCACGCCGACGTCAGCGTCAACGGCGGCACCGCCACCCGCGTCAACTTCGCCAGCACCCTGCACTGGAACCAGTTCGCCACCCACACCGTCCCGGTGACCCTGGCCAAGGGCGCGAACACGGTGAAGTTCACCGCCTCCCAGCTCTACGACTACGACGGCACGACCATCGGCGTCGTCTACTCCGGCGGCGGCAGCGACATCGGACAGCCCCTGCGCTCCAGCTCGGCGCCCCACCTGGACGAGGTCTCCTTCGCCCCGCAGAGCCTGCACATCGGCGCCGCGACCGGCTTCTCGTCCACGGCCGTCGCCCAGCACAGCTCGCTCTGCCTCGAGAACCCCGGCCAGTCCACCGCCGACGGCACCCAGTCCCGGCAGAACACCTGCTCGGGCGGCCAGGAGCAGATCTTCGACTTCCACCCCGTAAGCGGCGCCACCAACACCTACACCGTCGTCAACCACTCCGGCGGCAAGTGCCTCGACATCTCCGAGGTCTCCACCGCCAACGGCGCCGCCGTCCAGCAGTGGACCTGCACCGGCGCCAACAACCAGCGGTTCACCCTCCGCCCGGTGACCGCGCTCGGCAACAGCCACGACTACCAGCTCGTCGCCGTGCACAGCGGCAAGTGCGTCGACGTCAGCACCGTCTCCACCGTCCCCGGCGCCCTCGTCCACCAGTGGACCTGCGACACCGGCAGCACCCTGACCACCAAGAAGAACCAGATCTGGCGCCTGCTCGGCACCTCATGA